The Conexivisphaerales archaeon genome has a segment encoding these proteins:
- a CDS encoding MMPL family transporter, translated as MASRKLPNLDDLFDTYSRFVVRYRKQIIIVWVVAIISSIPFAIESNSIVSYSINVPTSNNESRIAEDIVSSQFPHYQQPNVTYYIVLQGQNVLTPSSYNRYKQLNSTLYSDLSKYGIKSVDSIYSFEYSLLRSTFSNVTSYVNGTLLLLNATYQALKQTSNNLTAANSQEYLIYSKAQNAVSQVTNVSQQLNSTNNAVYQLQNRINETSYMLYGIPQGFALTWNGVYHSPQGSYMSMQQLNQAANATFVSSSGVLSMPSPSPLYYSLFLSSWSQVTSSLTPSYVSSNIEQVTSRSVNNTIQAFQHYLNSSEANFVSYVAGSFNLTDYTDPSVLSNSTLTFALKNASAAQAQIVKLAYSLGANASYASVESAAVSLITSNLPTDQANFVISAFEASKTEGLANFTIQYFTSQLNSSYPSLSSKIASDYNITIQEFASYAFNAGNPASSEAIDNASMLFVSRGIEGNETLVKLLREQLNSSTSSFVSLAFNSNNQSIMKQNAVDLVSRGIAYQTSKIFYLDYNYSAIRDVVQLVYNSSLRLSNLADSLLSNYTFQSLPVTPDQGFTGQFVSPSMNTTIVVLTFNSTLSSVGQQQFEDLVNSMNSSTLRTHYTATEILNNDVRDIISESERVALPFGLVVALLVAGIFFLSPISAFIPLVMFGVSIEVGFALVDLFLGHLQGEKLSYISPIIISVLGLGLASDYVVLIMNRFRQELKSDKFEAARTSARWAGEAVFTSALTVIMSYLALSLSGIPLFSDVGSANVIVVTVILLSSLTFFPALLSILGNRVFWPRRSFLNSPSRLSNLTKKSLSHPKTVVSILVVITMISLIFAISLPVNIDFLSLAPNTPAKQGLDQITNNFGGSLLLPEYVVVQLPSPVSTGNNTFNVSILSMLSSIESRIRAEQGVTSVFSAISPFNESIPFQKINSMQGQQKEIISQLIMNYFSPDNRTTYMKVVFSGNPFSDKVLNEANMMQQSLSGSYSDGYRILVGGISTDSYGVLQYVFQVLPKIILVLIAAIFVVLFFQLRSVFTPLRLIATILSSVSWTLALVWLIFYHFSGLSIYIFAPLFLVTTMLGVGMDYDIFLITRVREEVVKGKDDPQAIIVTSETTGGVIVALGLILGSVFFGLVLTQVRLLQQIGLTLTFGVLLDTLVVWMMFVPAIMVLAKRLNWWPGNPRRNRKEVRKGSQTA; from the coding sequence TTGGCCTCAAGGAAGCTCCCGAACCTGGACGATCTTTTCGATACGTATTCCCGTTTTGTAGTCAGATACAGAAAGCAGATAATAATAGTCTGGGTTGTAGCTATAATTTCCTCAATCCCCTTTGCCATCGAATCAAACAGTATAGTTTCTTACAGCATTAACGTACCAACGTCGAACAACGAATCGAGAATCGCTGAGGATATAGTGTCAAGTCAGTTCCCTCATTACCAGCAGCCCAACGTCACTTATTACATAGTACTTCAGGGGCAGAATGTACTGACCCCATCTTCTTACAACAGATACAAGCAGCTTAACTCAACTCTGTACAGCGACCTCTCAAAGTATGGAATAAAATCTGTCGATTCGATCTATTCTTTCGAGTACTCTCTGCTCAGAAGCACGTTTTCAAACGTAACATCATATGTAAACGGTACTCTACTTCTGTTAAACGCGACGTATCAGGCATTGAAGCAGACCAGCAACAATCTCACAGCAGCAAATTCACAAGAATATCTGATTTACTCCAAGGCACAGAATGCAGTGAGCCAGGTAACGAATGTCAGCCAGCAGCTCAACAGCACAAATAATGCCGTCTATCAGCTGCAGAACAGGATAAACGAGACTTCTTACATGCTCTATGGCATACCTCAGGGCTTCGCTTTAACCTGGAATGGTGTATACCATTCTCCCCAGGGAAGCTACATGTCCATGCAACAGCTCAACCAGGCTGCGAACGCTACCTTTGTAAGTAGTTCAGGAGTTCTCAGCATGCCTTCACCTTCACCCCTCTACTATTCTCTCTTCCTAAGCTCATGGTCCCAGGTAACCAGCTCTCTAACACCCAGCTATGTCAGTTCTAATATAGAGCAGGTCACATCCAGGTCTGTAAACAACACAATTCAAGCCTTCCAACACTACCTGAACAGCTCGGAGGCGAATTTTGTTTCTTATGTAGCAGGTTCTTTCAACCTTACAGATTACACTGACCCTTCTGTTCTGAGCAACAGCACACTCACCTTTGCTTTGAAAAATGCATCCGCTGCCCAGGCGCAGATTGTAAAATTGGCATACAGCCTTGGTGCTAATGCTAGCTATGCATCTGTAGAGTCTGCAGCCGTTTCGTTGATAACCAGCAACCTGCCAACCGACCAGGCGAATTTCGTGATATCAGCTTTCGAAGCTAGCAAGACAGAAGGGTTGGCGAATTTCACCATTCAATATTTTACGAGTCAATTGAACTCAAGTTATCCATCTCTATCGTCCAAAATTGCATCTGACTACAACATAACCATTCAGGAATTTGCTTCTTACGCCTTTAATGCAGGAAATCCTGCTAGCAGTGAAGCAATCGACAACGCTTCAATGCTTTTTGTTTCCAGAGGAATAGAGGGAAATGAGACACTTGTGAAGCTTCTTAGAGAGCAACTCAACTCAAGCACTTCTTCCTTCGTCAGCCTAGCTTTTAACTCTAACAACCAGAGCATAATGAAGCAGAACGCCGTTGACCTTGTATCCAGAGGCATAGCTTACCAGACAAGCAAGATATTTTACCTCGATTACAATTATTCAGCCATAAGGGATGTTGTCCAACTAGTCTATAACAGCTCTCTTCGCCTTTCGAACCTTGCTGATTCGCTTCTTTCAAATTATACCTTTCAATCTCTTCCTGTTACCCCGGATCAGGGCTTTACGGGGCAATTTGTCAGTCCCTCCATGAATACGACAATAGTGGTTCTGACATTCAATTCAACTCTAAGCTCTGTAGGGCAGCAACAGTTCGAAGACTTGGTAAATTCGATGAATTCCAGCACTTTGCGTACCCACTATACTGCAACGGAGATACTGAACAACGATGTGAGGGATATAATATCAGAGAGCGAAAGGGTTGCTCTTCCTTTCGGCCTTGTTGTTGCCCTGCTTGTTGCAGGTATCTTCTTCCTGTCTCCTATATCTGCATTCATTCCTCTGGTGATGTTTGGTGTCTCAATAGAGGTGGGCTTTGCACTTGTAGACCTATTTCTGGGTCATCTTCAGGGAGAAAAGCTGAGCTACATCAGCCCTATAATAATAAGCGTTCTCGGCCTTGGGTTAGCATCGGACTACGTTGTGTTGATAATGAACAGGTTCAGACAGGAGCTGAAGTCAGACAAGTTTGAAGCAGCCAGAACATCTGCAAGATGGGCTGGAGAAGCTGTCTTTACAAGTGCTCTCACTGTAATAATGTCTTACCTTGCACTCTCTCTATCAGGCATCCCACTTTTCAGCGATGTTGGCTCTGCAAACGTGATCGTAGTTACAGTCATACTCCTCTCTTCGCTCACCTTTTTCCCAGCTCTCTTGTCGATTCTTGGCAACAGGGTCTTCTGGCCAAGGAGGTCGTTTTTAAATTCGCCAAGCAGGTTATCAAACCTGACGAAGAAGAGCTTATCCCATCCAAAGACCGTGGTATCAATACTTGTTGTCATCACGATGATATCTTTGATCTTTGCCATCAGCCTACCTGTAAACATTGACTTCCTATCGCTAGCACCAAATACTCCAGCAAAACAGGGATTAGACCAGATAACGAACAATTTTGGCGGAAGTCTGCTTCTTCCTGAGTATGTGGTCGTCCAGCTGCCCTCTCCTGTAAGCACTGGAAATAACACTTTCAACGTAAGCATTCTTTCAATGCTCAGCAGTATCGAAAGCAGGATAAGGGCTGAACAAGGCGTGACTTCTGTATTCAGTGCTATCAGCCCTTTCAACGAAAGCATACCTTTCCAGAAAATCAATTCCATGCAGGGGCAACAGAAAGAGATAATATCTCAGCTGATCATGAACTACTTCAGTCCTGATAACAGAACCACATACATGAAGGTGGTCTTCAGCGGTAATCCTTTCTCTGACAAAGTTCTCAATGAAGCAAATATGATGCAGCAATCTCTTTCAGGTTCGTACAGTGATGGCTACAGAATACTTGTAGGAGGCATCTCTACCGACTCTTACGGTGTCCTTCAGTACGTCTTTCAGGTTCTGCCAAAGATAATACTTGTTCTCATAGCTGCGATATTCGTTGTACTATTCTTCCAGCTTCGTTCAGTCTTCACCCCGCTCAGGCTTATCGCGACTATCCTGAGCAGCGTCTCCTGGACATTAGCTCTCGTCTGGTTGATATTCTACCACTTCTCAGGTCTTTCGATTTACATTTTTGCTCCTCTCTTTCTGGTTACGACCATGCTTGGAGTAGGAATGGACTATGACATCTTTCTGATAACAAGGGTTAGGGAAGAAGTTGTCAAAGGAAAAGATGACCCTCAAGCGATTATCGTCACTTCTGAGACGACTGGAGGAGTGATAGTCGCACTTGGCCTGATACTAGGTTCTGTCTTCTTTGGCCTGGTGTTGACTCAGGTTAGACTTCTTCAACAGATAGGACTCACTTTAACCTTCGGGGTATTGCTTGATACGCTTGTTGTATGGATGATGTTCGTCCCTGCCATAATGGTGCTTGCAAAGAGGCTCAATTGGTGGCCCGGAAACCCAAGGAGAAACAGAAAGGAGGTTAGAAAGGGTTCTCAAACGGCATAG
- a CDS encoding PAS domain S-box protein, with product MQSIPGLSDDVSSLLSKLPFPVWHAAQDGSRDFFNDAWLEFTGRVFEEELHLGWVADIHRDDRDSYMKVYKDSLASSKPYTIEFRLRHSDGSFRNVTETAFPFPTADRLSIGFIGTIHDTTKARRYEQEISSYAIREKFLKDSIPEALVTLDLSGNVIGWNNGAEKLFGYEQTEAIGRNFRRFIPERHHQIFKTRMTELGERIDSETRVSGSLEAKALKRDGSESYVLITYVGTKTEDGGQLMLLVKDITEEKMKLRKLLREQERLKSIVDSSSVGVALVGLDGRIIYANRSFSDLLDYQQDRLKSVHVADITHPDDRNLMVQYISSMSSLNPSHIKTEARFIRASGGAVWAATTIDPYLGEDGRAIYFVLELVDITDIKRMEQELSEQIKELRMEIEKKSKELESAKQVTPEAEKLISIGMSLAQVTHDIRNPLTAIDLGLYALENSLPEKDRDTEKIITTMRNALKQANDIVTELTQFVKPTPPKKSKVVLKEVINDTLSTMTIPQKIRRQVEVSDDAVIYGDELQMARVIQNLVKNAVEAMPDGGVLKISADRKGDSVILNVSDTGKGMSKEVQENLFSPFFTTKEKGLGLGLAIIKKFVTDQGGQIDVESEEGKGTRFRITFPAYK from the coding sequence TTGCAGAGCATACCAGGCCTTTCCGATGATGTTTCTTCCCTTCTGTCAAAGCTACCGTTTCCAGTCTGGCACGCAGCTCAGGATGGTTCAAGAGATTTCTTCAACGATGCCTGGCTTGAATTTACGGGCAGAGTCTTCGAAGAAGAGCTGCACTTGGGATGGGTTGCAGATATACACAGAGACGATAGGGATTCTTACATGAAGGTTTACAAGGATAGCCTGGCTTCGTCGAAACCGTATACAATAGAGTTCAGGCTCAGGCATTCTGACGGCAGCTTCAGAAACGTTACAGAAACTGCCTTTCCTTTTCCCACAGCAGACAGATTATCAATCGGTTTCATAGGAACCATACACGATACAACGAAAGCTAGGAGGTATGAGCAGGAGATATCATCCTACGCCATAAGGGAGAAGTTTCTCAAGGACAGCATACCTGAAGCACTGGTGACGCTAGACCTATCTGGCAACGTGATAGGATGGAATAACGGGGCAGAGAAGCTCTTTGGTTATGAGCAGACAGAAGCTATCGGAAGGAACTTCAGACGCTTCATTCCTGAGAGACATCACCAGATCTTCAAAACCAGAATGACTGAGCTTGGAGAAAGAATAGATTCTGAGACCAGAGTCTCGGGAAGCCTGGAGGCGAAGGCTCTCAAGAGAGATGGCAGCGAATCATATGTTCTGATCACCTATGTGGGTACGAAGACAGAAGATGGGGGTCAGCTCATGCTTCTGGTGAAGGATATAACAGAAGAGAAGATGAAACTCAGGAAGCTTCTGAGGGAGCAGGAGAGGCTGAAGTCTATAGTGGACAGCTCATCTGTTGGGGTTGCTCTTGTTGGTCTGGATGGAAGGATAATCTACGCAAACAGGTCTTTTTCGGACCTCCTTGACTACCAGCAGGATAGGCTGAAGTCGGTGCATGTAGCTGATATAACACATCCTGATGATAGAAACCTCATGGTACAGTATATATCGAGCATGTCTAGCCTTAATCCTTCACATATAAAGACTGAAGCTAGGTTCATCAGAGCTTCAGGAGGAGCTGTATGGGCTGCAACAACCATAGACCCTTATCTTGGTGAAGATGGTAGGGCAATATATTTCGTTCTTGAGCTCGTTGACATTACCGACATCAAGAGGATGGAGCAGGAGCTTTCTGAGCAGATAAAGGAGCTGAGAATGGAGATAGAGAAGAAGAGTAAAGAGCTGGAGAGCGCAAAGCAGGTGACGCCTGAAGCAGAGAAACTGATAAGCATAGGTATGTCGCTCGCTCAGGTGACACATGATATAAGGAACCCTCTCACTGCAATAGACCTAGGCCTTTATGCACTTGAGAACAGCCTTCCGGAGAAAGATAGGGATACAGAAAAGATAATCACCACAATGAGAAATGCATTGAAACAGGCGAACGATATAGTTACGGAGCTGACACAATTCGTAAAGCCTACACCTCCAAAGAAATCGAAAGTTGTGTTGAAGGAAGTTATCAATGACACACTGAGCACTATGACCATACCCCAGAAGATAAGAAGACAGGTCGAGGTGAGTGACGATGCTGTCATATACGGAGATGAGCTTCAGATGGCGAGAGTCATTCAGAACCTTGTTAAAAATGCAGTCGAAGCCATGCCGGATGGTGGTGTTCTGAAGATTTCAGCTGATAGAAAGGGCGATAGCGTGATTCTGAACGTTTCTGATACCGGCAAAGGAATGTCCAAGGAGGTTCAGGAGAACCTTTTCTCTCCTTTCTTTACAACTAAGGAAAAGGGACTGGGGCTTGGACTCGCAATAATTAAGAAGTTTGTGACTGACCAAGGGGGACAGATAGATGTGGAGAGCGAGGAAGGTAAAGGAACGAGATTCAGAATTACATTTCCAGCCTACAAGTAA
- a CDS encoding LysE family transporter, with product MGTLESVLLGAALAFSLAVPPGPINAMMAATSTTNKWRATQIGFGAMTADAIFLSIVVILHGAVPAFLKPPLAVIGGFLIIYMGARLITQKTETDQENKGGYLSGLFVGISNPYQLGWWVSGGLTMVSIFGYASLAGFFSALLLWVTAFPFTLNKLTERYRETLPKLIKIISALALFIFGIYFLISGISNYV from the coding sequence ATGGGAACGCTTGAATCAGTTCTCCTGGGTGCAGCTCTTGCATTCTCCCTGGCAGTCCCTCCAGGTCCAATAAACGCTATGATGGCAGCAACAAGCACCACCAACAAGTGGAGAGCTACCCAGATAGGTTTTGGTGCAATGACCGCAGATGCCATCTTTCTTTCGATAGTGGTAATACTGCATGGCGCAGTTCCTGCCTTTCTTAAGCCTCCTCTAGCGGTGATTGGAGGCTTTCTCATCATATACATGGGAGCAAGGTTAATTACACAGAAAACAGAGACGGACCAAGAAAATAAAGGAGGTTATCTATCAGGTCTTTTTGTCGGTATCTCAAACCCCTATCAACTCGGGTGGTGGGTGTCAGGCGGGCTTACTATGGTATCGATATTTGGTTATGCATCGCTTGCTGGTTTCTTTTCGGCCCTTCTTCTCTGGGTTACAGCGTTCCCCTTTACTCTGAACAAGCTGACAGAAAGGTACAGGGAGACATTACCAAAATTGATAAAAATAATCTCCGCATTGGCCCTATTTATCTTCGGCATCTACTTCCTTATCAGCGGTATTTCAAACTACGTTTAG
- a CDS encoding methylmalonyl-CoA mutase family protein, whose product MKPVTVERKDHESLRYSESGIELKTFYRPEDVKGDYEHKLGDPGVAPYTRGVYRDMYRVKPWTMRQYSGFASADKTNLRFKLLLKEGQTGLSIAFDLPTQLGLDPDDPRAYYEVGRVGVPVPHWREMGRVMNGIDISNVSTSMTINATAMEMLSTYIVVAESRNIDQSDLQGTVQNDILKEFIARNNFIYPPKPSMRYAADIIEYCSEKMPKWNSISISGYHFEEAGATPVQEVAFTIADGIEYVKAMLERNKPVDQFAPRLSFFFSARTSLIEQVAKFRAARRLWAKVMRDRFHAKDPKSLMMRFHVQTAGAQMTASQIKLNIARTAIQALAAVLGGAQSLHVNSYDEALGLPTEEAATLSVRVQQFLLNETDVAKSADPLGGSYMVESLTDELEEKAYELIERVEKMGGMLKAIEANFPQSEIERSSYEYQKRVESGEIEVIGVNRYREEEKVRVLKIDPREREKVISRLNKYRAERDKKDVEHSLSKLGNAAEKDEQNIFPYVLDAIRNGATVGEVSSILREIWGEWNAD is encoded by the coding sequence ATGAAACCTGTAACTGTTGAAAGGAAGGATCACGAAAGTCTGAGATACAGTGAATCAGGGATAGAGTTGAAGACATTTTACAGACCTGAGGATGTAAAGGGAGACTATGAGCACAAGCTGGGTGACCCTGGAGTTGCTCCTTACACAAGGGGCGTCTACAGGGATATGTACAGAGTCAAGCCCTGGACTATGAGGCAGTATTCTGGTTTTGCCAGCGCTGATAAGACAAACCTTCGTTTTAAACTTCTGTTGAAGGAAGGGCAGACTGGACTAAGCATCGCCTTTGACCTTCCGACGCAGCTCGGCCTCGACCCGGATGACCCAAGGGCATATTATGAAGTGGGCAGGGTTGGTGTGCCTGTACCACACTGGAGGGAGATGGGAAGAGTGATGAATGGCATAGATATTTCGAACGTATCAACTTCAATGACGATCAACGCCACAGCTATGGAGATGCTTTCAACATACATCGTTGTTGCAGAAAGCAGAAATATTGATCAGTCAGATTTGCAAGGAACCGTCCAGAACGATATACTGAAGGAGTTTATAGCAAGAAATAACTTCATCTACCCACCGAAACCTTCGATGCGTTATGCTGCTGATATAATCGAGTACTGCAGCGAAAAGATGCCAAAATGGAACAGCATCAGCATAAGCGGATATCATTTTGAAGAAGCTGGTGCGACGCCTGTTCAGGAGGTTGCCTTCACCATAGCTGATGGCATAGAATATGTGAAAGCTATGCTTGAGAGAAATAAACCCGTCGACCAGTTTGCGCCGAGGCTCTCCTTCTTCTTCTCTGCCAGAACCTCCCTGATAGAACAGGTGGCAAAATTCAGGGCTGCAAGGAGGCTTTGGGCCAAGGTGATGAGAGATAGGTTCCATGCCAAAGACCCTAAATCTCTCATGATGAGATTTCATGTTCAGACTGCTGGTGCTCAAATGACCGCCTCTCAGATAAAGCTGAACATAGCAAGAACTGCAATTCAAGCTCTTGCAGCTGTACTTGGAGGGGCACAGTCTCTGCATGTCAATTCATACGATGAAGCCTTGGGGTTACCTACTGAAGAAGCAGCAACACTCTCTGTCAGAGTTCAGCAATTTCTGCTTAATGAGACAGATGTAGCGAAGTCAGCAGATCCTCTTGGAGGCTCCTATATGGTTGAGAGCCTGACCGATGAGCTTGAAGAAAAAGCATATGAGCTTATTGAAAGGGTTGAAAAGATGGGCGGGATGCTCAAGGCTATAGAAGCCAATTTTCCTCAGTCTGAGATAGAAAGGTCCAGCTACGAATACCAGAAGAGGGTGGAAAGCGGAGAGATAGAGGTTATTGGAGTGAACAGATACAGAGAAGAGGAGAAGGTAAGGGTCCTGAAGATAGACCCGAGGGAGAGGGAGAAGGTGATATCCAGGCTTAATAAGTACAGAGCTGAAAGAGACAAAAAAGATGTAGAGCATTCTCTCAGCAAACTGGGCAACGCAGCTGAGAAGGATGAACAGAACATCTTTCCCTATGTACTTGATGCGATAAGAAATGGTGCAACTGTAGGTGAAGTCAGCTCTATTCTCAGGGAGATATGGGGAGAATGGAATGCAGATTAG
- a CDS encoding glycosyltransferase family 2 protein, translating to MNIIFIIVFTLLAISTLAWLLALVRYIDSLKRIPSLSDYSSDSAVEVSAIIPVRDDDARQSTTMLAEERCIKEIVVVDDHSSASFKDAISELTKLSSKVRVLESDGHGKAAACQAGADVARSEILLFVDADTLVKKGAIARALNLMKEKNLDAVSVIGELRCKGLDKMLTPFSFGLLNSFIPLKNVMDEKSNGFFFGSFIMIKKASYNAIGGHASVSNSILEDKALGEVAKKKGLRIAIAKAEGLISAEWAPGFMQNVKALRRVLSPSMAGKPVASFMISVAMTIFLLFPLLSLLLSFMNPYFLLLSIFALTIQLLFSLLASRSVGVSRVYALAFPLAEIVITLAFWQSFFTAYRHGKIVWKGREYRV from the coding sequence ATGAACATAATATTCATAATTGTCTTCACACTGCTTGCCATATCAACACTAGCCTGGCTTTTAGCTTTGGTAAGGTATATAGACAGCCTGAAGAGAATACCTTCGCTGTCAGACTACAGCAGCGATTCAGCCGTTGAAGTTTCAGCCATTATACCTGTCAGAGATGACGATGCAAGGCAAAGCACAACGATGCTAGCTGAAGAAAGATGCATAAAGGAGATAGTTGTAGTTGACGACCATTCTTCTGCTTCGTTCAAGGATGCGATCTCAGAACTGACAAAGCTGAGCAGCAAAGTAAGAGTTCTGGAGTCTGATGGACATGGGAAGGCCGCAGCATGCCAGGCTGGAGCCGATGTAGCCAGGAGCGAGATACTGCTCTTCGTCGATGCAGACACTCTTGTCAAGAAAGGAGCTATTGCAAGAGCTTTAAACCTTATGAAAGAAAAGAATCTTGATGCAGTTTCAGTAATAGGTGAACTAAGATGCAAGGGTCTTGACAAGATGCTGACCCCGTTCAGCTTTGGCCTTCTAAATTCTTTTATTCCATTGAAGAATGTAATGGACGAGAAGAGCAACGGGTTCTTCTTTGGTAGCTTTATCATGATAAAGAAAGCATCTTACAATGCAATAGGAGGCCATGCATCTGTCTCGAACAGTATTCTTGAAGACAAAGCACTTGGAGAGGTTGCTAAGAAGAAGGGCCTTAGGATAGCTATCGCAAAGGCAGAAGGACTGATTTCAGCAGAGTGGGCCCCTGGTTTCATGCAGAACGTGAAAGCTCTCAGAAGGGTGCTATCACCTTCTATGGCCGGTAAGCCTGTGGCTTCTTTTATGATATCTGTGGCAATGACAATCTTTCTTCTATTCCCACTGCTTTCTTTACTGCTAAGCTTTATGAATCCATATTTCCTTCTGCTCAGCATCTTTGCACTAACTATTCAGCTACTTTTTTCTCTGTTGGCAAGCAGGTCTGTAGGTGTCAGCAGAGTTTATGCTCTTGCCTTCCCTCTTGCTGAAATAGTAATTACCTTGGCGTTCTGGCAGAGTTTCTTCACAGCATACAGGCATGGAAAGATAGTATGGAAGGGAAGGGAGTACAGGGTCTGA
- a CDS encoding NUDIX domain-containing protein, with the protein MIEERSAGAVVFYSDDGRRFYLLLLNGDRLDLPKGQIEPGEDEMTAAQRETKEETGLELRFIEGFKKEIEYYYARQGRERVHKIVTFFLAESKNKEVRISSEHQGYIWLTYEDAVRRASYRSTRLLISSAENFIKKNLIQQKIDAK; encoded by the coding sequence TTGATTGAAGAGCGCTCCGCAGGTGCGGTGGTCTTTTACTCTGATGACGGTCGAAGATTCTACCTTCTGCTTCTGAACGGCGATAGACTGGACCTACCGAAGGGACAGATAGAGCCAGGCGAAGATGAAATGACAGCGGCACAGAGAGAGACGAAGGAAGAAACAGGACTAGAGCTCAGGTTTATTGAAGGCTTCAAGAAAGAAATAGAATACTATTATGCAAGACAGGGAAGAGAGAGGGTGCATAAGATTGTCACCTTCTTCCTAGCTGAGAGCAAGAATAAAGAAGTCAGGATCTCTAGCGAGCACCAGGGCTACATATGGCTGACATACGAGGATGCTGTGAGAAGGGCGTCTTACAGGTCCACACGCCTTTTGATATCAAGCGCTGAGAACTTTATCAAGAAGAACCTAATTCAGCAGAAGATAGATGCAAAGTAA
- a CDS encoding cation diffusion facilitator family transporter, giving the protein MDNRRPVITALIANLVITVVKLFVGVFSRSTAVLAETVHSLSDTVNQLLLLAGVELSTRPPTPKHPFGRGKEQFFWSFVAAISVFTVSAVFSLYRGAEELFRPTPPENIYASIAILASVALLEGYALSVTYRNIAVRADHMRVKGITGFFRVSKDSIILTAFLEDVVAIAGVAIAIAGLYLSNIFNTGFYDALASIAIGLMLAGYAVVVAVESRDLLLGEGMSKEEVSKAKSIITSLNGVDQVLDIRGVYFGPGKVVLGIDVSFNPNLRTSEIERITDEIEKRLKLEFPQVQYIYIEAETPERVPLARKKEGEKI; this is encoded by the coding sequence TTGGATAACAGAAGACCAGTCATTACAGCTCTCATAGCCAACCTAGTGATAACTGTGGTGAAGCTCTTCGTTGGAGTGTTCAGCAGGAGCACGGCTGTGCTTGCTGAAACAGTCCATTCGTTATCCGACACGGTAAATCAACTACTCCTGCTTGCCGGAGTAGAGCTCAGCACGAGACCGCCTACGCCAAAGCATCCGTTTGGCAGAGGCAAGGAGCAGTTCTTCTGGTCATTCGTGGCTGCCATATCTGTGTTTACAGTTTCTGCAGTCTTCTCTCTCTATCGGGGCGCTGAGGAGCTCTTCAGACCAACTCCACCTGAAAATATCTATGCTTCGATAGCAATACTTGCATCAGTCGCTCTACTAGAAGGTTACGCATTGTCAGTTACGTACAGGAACATAGCTGTAAGGGCTGACCACATGAGAGTAAAAGGGATAACTGGCTTCTTCAGAGTCTCCAAGGACTCGATAATTCTAACCGCATTCCTAGAAGACGTAGTTGCAATAGCTGGAGTTGCAATCGCAATTGCTGGTCTCTACCTTTCCAACATCTTCAATACTGGCTTCTATGATGCACTGGCTTCTATAGCAATAGGACTTATGCTGGCTGGTTATGCTGTAGTAGTTGCCGTTGAAAGCAGAGACCTGCTTCTTGGAGAAGGAATGTCTAAAGAAGAAGTGTCAAAGGCCAAGTCTATAATAACCAGCCTGAATGGTGTTGACCAGGTTCTCGACATCAGGGGTGTGTATTTTGGCCCTGGAAAGGTTGTACTTGGTATAGATGTTTCCTTCAATCCCAACCTAAGAACTTCCGAGATAGAAAGGATAACTGATGAAATAGAAAAGAGGCTGAAGTTAGAGTTTCCACAGGTTCAATACATATATATCGAAGCGGAGACTCCGGAAAGGGTTCCACTTGCCAGAAAGAAGGAAGGAGAAAAAATATAG